AAGAGTTTTTTCCTTTATTCTGCCAGATGAAATCATGTACAATATTTCTTCGCCAGGTTTCAAAACTTCTTGCACGAGCCAATCATGTTTTCTTGTAAGTAAATATTTAAAGAATTTCCAATTTATCTTCAGCACGGGCACTCCTCCTAGTTCATGTCTTGTTACGGTTATTTTTATCTAATAACGTTACGTGCGCTAGTGTTTAGTTTGGGTGGTTTTTGCTTAATATAAATTGATGCTGGTCATTCAGTTCCCTGCAGAAATCGCTAGAATATAGCTCAAGACGAGCTCTCAATCGAGTTTTGGTCTTGGTCTTTCCTTTGACTTAATTTTGGCAAATACTTCTTTCTCCTTCTGTAATCTCTGATATTCGGGTATCATACTTTGATACCATACAGTTACTGGCAACAACGATAGTTTAGAGAAAACTTTTCCCATGTGTTTTCCTTTACGATAGGCAAGTCCAAAAGATAAACCAATCGCAATTAAGGATAAAACTGCAAATACATCGTAGAATACTGGGACTCGCCCAGCAAAATTAAAGAAATATGGTAACACTACTAATATAGTTCCTCCTATTAAAAGCCCGAATATCTTGGCTAAATATTTTTTATCAAGACAGTAATATGCTAAATTTTTTATTCCATCCCTCGCGATCTTAGCGAGGTCTTCTACTGGCTCCCACTGTGTTTCCTCTTTTATAACAAACTGAACCTCTTCAACTTCTGCTCCTCTACGCTGAATACGATTATACTCATTGTATAGGTCTTCTCCAATATCTCCGCTATAGAGTTTCCGTCCATGATATCTCGTATCCCACGGTCGCCAAGGTTTTAAAATTAATTGTCCTGTTTCTCGATCTTCTTCAAAAATTTCATAGAGTTTACGGCGAATAATAGTCAACTTTTGTTTCCTCTTTTCGCCTTCTATCTCTTTCATCGTATGCTCATCCAACTTTAAGCCCAGTTCCTATTTTTCTCTAACCTCATTCTTATTCATGTCGTTTCCTAAAATTAGTAACGATAGAAATTCCCAAACCATTTTCGGCACATCGTATTTTATAGTATTATAGAAAAAACAGCAGAATGTCTACTTCTTGAAAACATCATTATTAAAATCGGCGTAAAAGGTCATGGTGCGGGGGGAGGGATTTGAACCCCCGAAGCCCTACGGCAGCAGATTTCTCCACTTTTTAAAGATTTCTTGAGTCTGCCCCCTTAGACCTGACTTGGGTACCCCCGCTTTGAGTGATACACTGCCAACTGTTTTTTAATCATTTTAACATTTCTTTAAACATGTGGTAGTCAGTGGTGTTTTTAAATAAAAACTTTCCAACAGCCTTAAATTTACTCTTTTTCTGAAACCCAATAAGAGGAGCCGTCAGCAAGTATTTCTTTCTTCCACACAGGTAACTCTTTTTTATAACGTTCGACGGCTTCAGTTAACGCGGGGAATACGTCTTTCCGCGAGCGACCTGCAATGATGACATATACAAGCTCATCGCTGACGTTAAATGAGCCGGTAAAATGATAAATGCGGGCGTCCACTATACCCGCTCGAGTTAATAAATTCCCACAAATTCTTGCGATAACTTCGTTAGCTTTTTCCTTGTAGGCTTCTACTTCTAATTTAGAAACTTCTTTACCTTCGTAAGTACGCCCGCGCACTATACCAATGAATGAGGCGATTGCCCCAGCTTCTTGGAGCCGAGGGTTCTCACGTAAAGACTCTAGTATTTGTGAGAACGTGATTTCTCCCTTCTCGTAAACACCGCCATAATCCGCCATGTTGTTCACCGTTAACTTCTTAATCAGCTGGAACTGATTACTCTTGCGCGAGTTAAGGAGGAAAACAGTCCTTTGACTAGGTCCTCCGGATCTTCCCCTAACTTAAAGAGTGTTAAGGAGGTCAGATTGATCAGAGATCGGTGTAAAGGATGTGGGTTTTGCATTTGGATCTGTCCTAAACAAGTTCTTAGCTTCTCAGACAAGTTAAATGTCCGCGGTGTCTTTCCTGCGATGATAAAAGATGATGTTGCATGTGTTGGTTGTGGATTGTGTGAGCTGATCTGTCCGGATTTTGCGATTTTTCTGGAGCGGAGAAGGAAAATATGAGAAGAGACGTGTTGTCAGGTATATATTTTGTCCAAGGGAACATTGCCTGCGCTGAAGGTGCTGTTGCTGCGGGCTGCCGGTTTTTTGCTGGTTATCCGATAACCCCGGCTACAGAAATTTGTGAGCATATGGCAGTAAGACTTCCAGAAGTTGATGGTGTATTTATCCAGATGGAAGACGAGATAGCATCACTTGCTGCGGTGCTCGGAGCATCTTATTCTGGGGTTAAAGCTATGACCGCGACCTCTGGTCCCGGTTTCAGTTTGATGATGGAAAATCTTGGCTTAGCTGTAATGACTGAAACTCCATGTGTTCTTGTAAATGTTATGCGTGGCGGACCAAGTACTGGGCAGCCGACTAAAACTGGGCAACAAGATGTAATGCAGGCGAGATGGGGTTCTCACGGTGACTATGAGCTGATTGTTCTCGCTCCGGCTTCTGTTCAGGAAATGTTTGATTTCACGGTTGAAGCCTTCAACCTTTCTGAAGAGTATAGGACACCTGTCATCATTCTTGCCGATGAGATCGTTGCTCATATTCGAGAGAAATTAATTATTCCTGAACCGAATTCGATCAAAAAAATTGAGCGTAAAAAGCCAAAAATCTCACCTAACGACTACTTACCATTCAAACCTGATGAGAGCCTTATTCCACCTATGGCTTGCTTTGGAGAAGGATACCATATCTATGCTACTGGTTTAACACATGATGAGCGAGGTATGCCAGATATGAGTGCTGAGGCTCATCAATATTTGGTTAGACGGCTATGCGATAAAATTCGAAATAATGCGGACAAAATTGTAAAGACGCAAGAATTTTTGACTGATGACGCCGAGATCGCGATTATCACATATGGAACCACAACCAGATCTGCTCTCAGCGCTGCTAAAAAAGCTCGAAAAGAGGGTATTAAGGTTGGGATTCAGAGATTAATCACAATTTGGCCTCTTCCTGAAAGGGCGATTTCTAAATTAGCCGAAAAGGTTGAAGTTATCATTGTTCCTGAAATGAACTACGGGCAGCTTGTTAGGGAAATTGAACGAGTAGCAAAAACAACGCCTGTAATACATCTTCCGAAACTTGGTGAAGAACTTCATCGTCCAACTGAGATTTTGGAAGCGATTAGGAGGAATCTTTGTGGTTGAGGTTTCTATATCACATCCACTTGATGGTTACTTACGAAGAGGGGCTCTTCCTCATATATGGTGTGCGGGTTGCGGATATGGAGTCATTTTAAACTGTTTTATTAGAGCCCTGCGGGAACTTGAGTTTAATCTTAATAATTTAGTTGTGGTCTCGGGAATTGGTTGCATTGGTAGAATCTCAGGTTACATAAATGCGGATGGATTTCACACAACTCATGGGCGGGCGCTAGCTTTCGCCACTGGCGTTAAACTCGTTCGCCCTCACCTCAAAGTTGTTGTGATTAGCGGAGACGGCGACTTATTTGCAATTGGTGGAAACCACTTCATTCATGCTGCACGTCGTAATATTGATGTAACAGTAATTTGCGCAAATAATTTTGTTTACGGAATGACTGGAGGTCAGCTTGGTCCGACAACTCCCCTATCCGCTTACACCCCGACAACACCGTATGGGAGCGTTGAACATCCATTTAACCTAGTTTATCTGGCAGCTGGGTCAGGCGCTGTCTATGTTGCACGATGGACTATCTTTCATGTCAGAGAGTTAATTACCTCAATGAAAAAAGCCTTAATGAGGAAAGGGTTAAGTTTTGTTGAGATAATTACACCGTGCCCAACTCTCTTTGGCCGGTATAATCGGCTTGGCACTGCCGTGGATATTTTGGAGTGGCTGAAAACGAGCTCGGTCACTCGATACCATAGTAACCCGGCAGAAGCTGAAATTACATTGGGCGGAAAGATAATTGTAGGCGAATTTATTGACACCGAAAAAGTAACCTATTCGGAGTTAGTTAGGGAAATGACCAAAAAGATCCAGCAACGGCTTGAAAAAGAGGGAAAATTAACTCTTGCCTCGCTATGAGATAAGAATCGCTGGATTCGGTGGTCAGGGAATTGTCAGGGCAGGAGTAATTCTTGGGATAGCCGCATGTCTCTATAGTGATATGAATGGAACTCAAACAGAGTCTTATGGTCCTGAGGCGAGGGGTGGCGCCTGCAGATCAGAAGTTGTATTATCCGATGAGGAAATCGATTACCCGAATGTAGAAACACCCGATGTCCTCATAGTGATGTCGCAGTTGGCCTACAAGATGTATTCCAGTGATATTAAAGAAAATGGGACGATAATTTTGGATCCGGACATGATTCCATACCGTACAGCTCTTAAGAAAGTCAAAATATATGAAATTCCCGCAACTCGGATTGCTGAAAAAGCCGGTAGCAGAGTTGTTGCAAATAGTGTAATGCTGGGGGCATTCACAGCCATTTCCAACATAATTAAAAAGACAGCTATGGAGAAGGCCATTGTAGCAAGCTTCCCCTCTGAGACTAGAAAAATGAATTTACGTGCATTTCGCGAAGGCTACAATTTTGCTAAGAAACTGCTGATGCGACGCGCTTAATTCGTCTACACAGTGAAATACAAATGGAGCAAGATCAACTTCTATCTCTTGCAGAAATATACCGGTTCTCAGCGGATGCTATAAAACACTTATTAACGGTCTATAAAAATCGAACTGAGAATGTTCTACAGGCACTAAAGACTCCGGGCAAGCGCTATTATATTCGTGTAAATACCCTAAAAATAGATCCAAATTCCTTCGTTAAAAAGCTGCGGGATAAGGGACTTAGAGCTGATTACCATCCTCTAATCCCTGAAGCAGTTTTTCTGCCTGTTGAAGGACCACTTAGTCTCCCTGAAGTATCCCAAAAAATTGTCGCCGACAAATATGCAGCAGAAAGCGTTTTGCAAGGAGCGAACCTTTATGCACCAGGAGTAACGAACTGCCGTGGAATCAAGAGAGGAGATTTGGTTCTAATTACGGATGAATATGGGCAACCAGTAGGAGCTGGAATCACTCGAATGAATGAAACAGAGATACTGCAATACAGGAAGGGCTTAGCAGTTGAGCTCACACATCCACGCTATAGAATCCCTTGCTTGAGAGAAACTGAAGAGTTTAAGAACGGTCTTATATATCCGCAATCGTTTCCAGCCATCCTCGCGAGTCGTGTTCTCGATCCACAACCCGGCGAAACAGTTGTGGACATGTGCGCAGCTCCCGGGGGAAAGACTGGGCACATTGCACAACTCATGCATGACAAGGGACTAGTTATTGCTATTGATAGGAATCAAGAGAAGATAACTGAGCTTAGCGGAACCGTTACTCGCCTAGGTTTCAAAAATGTTAAACTAATTTGCCAAGACGCACGTTATCTTGACATTAATTTGCCGAATCTAAAAGCTGATCGCGTTATTATAGATCCTCCGTGTTCAGCGATGGGGGTTAGGCCAAAGCTTTTCGACCATACAACTGACGCCGAAATCCGTTCTCTTTCTGAATATCAACGTCAATTCATTCGTGTTGCTGCTAAGATTGTGAAGCCAAATGGGGTCGTCGTATACAGCACATGCACCCTTACGGTTAATGAGAACGAGGAAAATTTACGGTACGCAGTTGAAGAGTGTGGGCTCGAACCGGAAGATATCCCATTTAAATACGGCTCAAAAGGGCTTGAATGGGTTTTCTCCGGTGCTAGATGTGCACTACGGTTTGATCCTGACGTCCACGATTCTCCAGGTTACTTCATAGCTAGATTCCGAAAAATAAGTTAATCTGATTTTTATTAAGGTTAATAAAAGATAATAAATAGAAAGCATGTAGAATGTCAATACATTGTATTTACCAAATTATGAACGAAGTGAACAGTGATGGGGCGTCGCCGCCGCAAGGTAGTTAGAATTCCGAAAAAGCGTTTGCCAAAGGTATTTTTGTGTCCTAAATGTGGAAGAGAAGCTATCAGGGTTATCCAAGTTAAAGGTTCAAATCTTGCAACCGTGACTTGCGGTGCATGCGGTTTAAAGGATACAGTTCAGACAGTGCCTGCTTGGGCGCCCGTAGATGTTTATTCAACTTGGGCTGACAAGTATTACAAGTCTGTAAGCGCTTAGGTTAGGAGCGATCACTAACAAAACCTATAGCAATTTTCTGAAGTATTCTATTTGAGTGTTTCCAAATACGTGGAGATATTCGTATGGGGCAGGTTGAAAAATACCTACTTGAAAAGATTAGGCAAGAAGGAGCGATTCATCTAACTCTAATCGACCCCGATAAAGAGTCCCCAGAAAGCGGAGCAAAGGTCGCGCAAGAAGCTGAAGCTGGTGGAACAGCCGCCATAATGATCGGAGGATCCACTGCAGCTTCAACTTTACATATGGATGCGTTAATCACCGCAATTAAAAAAGTGACAACGCTTCCCGTGATAATTTTCCCGGGTAATGTCTTTAGTGTCAGTCAATATGCTGATGCTATATGGTTTATGTCTTTATTAAACTCGTTTAATCCTTATTATATTACCGAAGCTCAAGCTCTTGGAGCCCCCCTCATCAAGAAATACAACTTGGAGCCATTACCAATGGGCTACATTATAGTTGGTGAAGGTGGTACAGCCGGTTATATTGGTCAAGCGCATCCGATTCCTTACGACCGTCCCGAGATCGCAGCTCTCTACGCTCTAGCAGCGCAATATCTAGGGATGCGCTTTGTATACTTGGAAGCTGGGTCTGGAGCCAAACATCCGGTTCCACCCGAAATGGTCGCTAAAGTTCGGCAGTTTATCGACATCACTACGGTTGTCGGTGGAGGAATTAGAACTGGAACTGATGCTGCAAAAATAGTAGAGGCAGGAGCAGATGCTATTGTCACTGGGACCGTGGTAGAAAAAACTGTTTCCGTAACTCAAAAAATTAGTGAAATTACAAAGGGTATTAAAACCGCTTTGAACAGAAGGATGAGGTAGCTTCATTCTGAACTTTTCCTCGGGTTTATGGAGGTCGGTAACTCAAACTCCAATTTAATCAAGAAACTCAAATACAACGATATAGAGACTAAATTTTGATGGAGGGCTTTTTTGCAATTGGCAAGTGATGACTATCAACGCTACTTTTTAGAAATAAATCAAACTCTTCAATCTCTTTACGAGATTGCACGAAAGGCAAGGCGATGTGGATATGACCCGACATTTGAGCCCGAGCCTCATATCGCCCTTGATCTAGCTGAACGTGTTGAAGGTTTAGTTGGTCCTCCTGGTGTTGCCAATCGTATTCGTGAACTCAATGGTATCTTAAAGACGCGTGAAGAAGTTGCTTTCAAGATAGCTGAAGAAATTGTCTACGGGAAATTCGGACATTTAGATGAGCAGCGAGCTGCAGATCAAGCTGTGAGAACAGCCTTAGCCATCCTTACCGAGGGGATTACCGCTGCACCATTACAAGGCATAGCTCAAGTAAGCATTAAAGTAAATCCTGATCGCACCCGATATCTCGCCATATATTTCGCTGGTCCAATTCGCTCAGCGGGTGGGACCGAAGCAGCGCTCACTTTGGTTATTGGGGACTTCATACGTAGGCTCATCGGCGTCGACAGATACAAACCAACGGATGAAGAAATTGGACGGTTTATCGAAGAACTTCGGCTGTATGAGAGAGAAGTTTCACGATTTCAGTATCACGTTTTAGATGAAAGTTTAGAAAACGCTTTAAGAAGTCTCCCCATCGAGGTGACCGGCACCGAAACGGATCCCGTTGAAGTTTCTTCATTTAGAAATCTCCCACGTATTGAAACTAATCGGGTTAGAGGTGGAGCCCTTCGAGTTATAAATGATGGAATCATCGGACGATCGAGTAAGGTATGGAAAAGCATTGAATTACTTGGAATCGATGGATGGGATTGGTTAAAACGGGTTCGCGAATTTAAAGAGGATGTAGCGGAAGAGGCTACAGAGTTTATGTATATGGAGGACGTTATAGCTGGGCGTCCAATCTTTTCTTTCCCGTCGTGGAGCGGGGGGTTCAGACTTCGTTATGGACGCTCCAGAAATACGGGGTTAGCCGCCGTTGGACTTCATCCAGCAACTATGAGTGTCCTCCAAAATTTCTTAGCAATTGGAACCCAACTACGTATTGAAAAACCCGGGAAGGCGGGTTTAGTTGCCCCAGTTGATACAATTGAACCTCCAATCGTGAAACTTAAGGACGGATCTGTTACTCGTGTTGAAACGGTAGAAGAGGCAGAGCGAGTTAGGAACTCGATTGAGAAAATACTATTTCTCGGTGACATTCTCATTTCTTTTGGTGACTTTTTAGAGAACAATAAGCCTCTGGCCCCATCTGGATTTACTGAAGAATGGTGGGGAGAAGAGCTCCTTATTCGGATTAAAAAAACGTTTAATGGGTCAATTGAAAGGGCAGCAACCGCTACCGACATTCCTCAAGGGCGCCTTGAAAGCTTTCTTACTCAACCAATTAAAAATAAACCTACACCGGAAGAAGCTATCAAATTAACAACCGCCCTAAACGTGCCCTTACACCCACGTTATACATATTTTTGGGATGACATAACAGTTGATGAACTCCTCAAATTAAGGTCGATACTTCTCGGCGCTACAAAGACAGTTGAAGGGCGCTTCGTTAAAAAAATTACAGCAGAGTTCAATCAGGAGATTAAGGATATTCTGGAGCGATTATGTGTTCCACACAAGGTTTCTAACAATATTATGACGATAGACAGCGATGCGCCGACTCTTGCATTTAGCCTTCGTTTAGATAATCCCAAGCTCAAAGTGAAATCTACGAGAAGCACGTTAGAAGCCGTTAAAGAGTTAGCCGGTGCTGACATTCGGTGTAAAGTGGGCACGTATATTGGGGCTAGGATGGGGCGTCCCGAAAAGGCCAAGAAGCGTGAGATGAGCCCGCCCGTCCATGTGCTTTTTCCAATCGGCTTAGCTGGTGGGCCGCATCGGGATTTAGCTGAAGCAGCGAGAAAAGAGGTAATTCAAGTTGAAATAGTTAGAAGGCGCTGTCCTAGTTGCAATAATGTCACAATTAATTTAGTCTGCCCTCATTGTGGCGTAGAAACTAGTCTTGAAAAAGTCTGCCCAAATTGTGGTAGAACGATTAATGAGGAGATCTGTCCGGTTTGCAAAGGGCGTGCACGGTATTACGAAAGACGCCAAGTGAACGTTAGCGAATTACTTAGATATGCATGCAAAAAGCTCGGAGAGGATAAGCCAATTCCTGTTAAAGCGGTAAAAGGGCTGATGAGTGAAACTCGTACTCCAGAATTGATCGAGAAAGGAATATTACGAGCTAAGCATGGACTCACCGTATTTAAAGATGGAACAACTCGTTTCGATGCAACGAACGCCCCGCTTACCCACTTTATGCCATCTGAAATTGGTGTTTCAATCGATAAACTTCGGTGCTTCGGATATATTTATGACCAAGATGGTAACGAGCTTCGAGATCCGCAGCAGATCTGCGAACTTAAAGTCCAAGATGTCATAATCCCAGTAAAATGTGCACGATATCTCGTTCAAGTTGCCCAATTTTTAGACGAATTACTGGAGAAAGTTTATGGGCTTCAGCCATATTACAAGGTGAATCGCGACGAAGATCTTCTAGGCCATTTAATAATTGGGCTTGCACCGCATACATCAGCAGGAGTTATCGGTAGAATTATTGGATTTACTAAGGCCAATGTCTGTTATGCGCATCCACTATGGCATACTGCAAAACGACGCGATTGTGATGGGGATGAAGATGCGATCATGCTGGCTCTCGATCCATTGATTAACTTCTCGAAATTCTATCTTCCAGCTCAAATTGGTGGAATGATGGATGCGCCTCTTCTCTTAAATCCTATTATTAATCCATCGGAGGTCGGTCATGAAGCATTAAATGTTGACGTTGCCAGCAAGTATCCGCTTATTTTTTACGAGAGCACATTAAAGGCGATTAGCCCTAAGGTAATGGCTAAACTAATTGACCTCATTGGTCACCGGCTAAGCACGTCAGCTCAATTCCAAGCGATGCACTATACACATTTTACCACTGATATTAACGCCGGAAATTATGAAAGCGCCTACAAAAAGCTTGGAGCGATGCTTAATAAAATGGACAGCCAGCTCGCTTTAGCGGAAAAGATTCGCGCGGTTGATGCCAAAGCGGTTGCCAAACGTGTTCTAACGACACACCTAATACGCGATATTGCTGGAAATCTTAAGGCATTTTCCACTCAATCATTCCGCTGTAAACGTTGTAATTTGAAATATCGCCGTATTCCTCTTCGAGGTCAATGCCTGAAATGTGGTGGGCAACTTGTTCCAACGGTTTATCGGGGTGGCATCGAGAAGTATTTGAACGCAGCAGCTAATCTGGCTAAGAAATACGGTATTGAAGACTACTATCGCCAACGAATCACGATTATCGAGGATGAGCTCACTCTTCTCTTTAAGGCACCAAAAGCGAAACAAGTCAGTTTAGGAGAATTCATGTGATGCGAGAGCGTCATGATGAAAGAAAGCTTTCACCCTAAGGCACGCCTTACTAAACGAAGGAATATTCGTACAGGGCTCTCAACTAGAACAAAAATACTTATCGCTCTGGAAAAAGGAGAGAAACATGCTAAAGAAGTTGCTGTTTTAGCCAACGTAAGTTACCATACTGTCATTCACCATCTTCGACTCTTGGAAGATGAGAAAATTGCACGAAGGAAAGGAGAAAGAAAACCCTTTTTATGGGAGTTAACTGGTGTAGGTCAACAACGACTTATATAAATAATTCCGATCCCTAACTTTTACACATTCGCTCATAGTTACAGCAATGGGGTTTTTCAATGGTTACAATCCGAGATTTTCAAGATTTGATGAAGGAACTTTATTTCCATCGCGACTCTCAGCGTGGTGTAGACCGCACCTATATATGGCTGGTAGAAGAGGTTGGGGAACTTGGAGACGCGATTATTACCAACAATCAAACAGCAATAGAAGATGAGGTAAGTGATATTTTTGCTTGGCTTGCTAGTCTTTGCAATATTCTAAACTTTGATCTTGAATCGGTTGTAATGAAGAAGTACAAGAATTCATGTCCACGTTGTAAAAGCCGGCCCTGCAGATGTCCATTAGTTTAGTTACCCAGTTTTTCAGATTTCAATTTCTCCGCTAACAGCCATAATGCCTGTCCCAGAGTAAAAATAATCACCCTTCTTAGATTGTTGTCTAGGTTAAACCAAAGTTTATGATGTATAACGATTTATAAATCCGTTTTACGCTATTGCCAAAGGATGAGCTGACATGAGCAGGGAGAAACGACGAAAGGAAAGTAGCCCAATGCCAGCTGTCTCAGCTGGTTTGCTACGATTTTTCGAAGAAGAGTCAACTGGGATAAAAATTAGGCCTGAAGTAATAGTATTGGCAGCAGTTTCACTTATTGTTATGTGCATATTAGCGCAGTTGTATTCAGTTAGTATGTTTCCGATCCCATAGTCATTTTTACGTTTGTAAAATTCAGTATTCGGCAGAAAACTTACCCAGCAGTATTTTTTGTTCGGCTCGCTAGTATAGCTCCGAGAACCACTATAGCGGATAAACTGAGGAAAGCAAACTTCCAACCTATGACATCTATAGTATATCCAACAAGGGCTGGCGTTACAGCGCCAATCGCAGTTCCAGCTGCGTTCACGATTCCAAATGCAGTCCCGCGTTTATCCTCAGAAATTAAATCGGCCAATAAAGCAGACATTACCGGAAAATATCCATATAATGAAAATCCGAAACAAATTAGGACAAGCGCAAGTAGAAATGGAATCGTAATCATTACTATGGCCGAAGTAAATATTGCTGCGGAAAGTAGAGAAGCAGCTATTACCGCATTTCTTCCGAACTTGTCAGAAGCGCTGCCTAGAACTACCATTCCAAATAATCCAGCTATGAAAAGAATTGAAGTAAGCATCCCAGCTGTTTCGAGGCTTATTTTGCCTTCTTCAATTAGATAGGTGGGTATAAAAGTTATTGCTCCGCAGTAACAGACGTCCCCGATAATATAAACCAATAAGAGTGTTAAGAAGGATCGTTTCAACACTGCGCGCATCCGTGATTCCAATCTTGGTTGTTGCTTGTTTACAGCGGGATCTTTTATAAATATCCAAAATAGAGTACCAACTACTAAACCAGGGATAAGGCAAGCGAAAAATGGTGCGCGCCAGTTTATCGTCGCCGCAAGCAAACCCGCAAAAGTAGGTCCGAGGATGGATCCAGCTGGCGCTGCACTATCATGTATGCCGAGTACTTTTCCACGCTTCGAATGATGGAAATAACTGGTTATGAGTGACATCCCTGCAGCGAAATAAACTCCCGCTCCTAGGCCTGTTAAAGCCTGAAACAATATGATTTGTCCAAGATTTCCAGCAAACCCTGTTAGAAAAGTCCCTATTGAAAAACATATTATACCCGGAGCTATTATCCATTTTCTATTAATTCTATCTGCAAGTATACCCGACGGAATCTGCATTAGAGCGTAAGTCAAGTAGAAACTCGTCGCTATCAACCCAATTTGAGTATATGTTAACTGGAAATCTTCCTTAATTAAGGGAAGAAGAGGGGGGACAATCATTCGAATCAAGAAATTCATAAACCAAGCTAACCAACAAAGAGTGAGTACAGTGTAAGCATATCGCCACCTAAATAACTCCATTAACCTTTTCCGCCATTAGGCACCGTGTTACCTATTTGCTCTTCTCATAAAGTTTATTATACGACACTTGGTTTACGAATCAGCTACAGGAACTTTTGTAATGGTTTTTGTTCAAACCGGGGAATAGGGCGCGACTTCACACCGCATTTTTTACATAAGTATTCCGCCAGCGCCTCTTCATATCCGAAGCAAGTATACACCATGGACGGCTTTGACTCTTTAACGTAGTTAACAAGTTGCTTAAAATCAGAATGACTGGAAAGTGGAAATGCGGCATTTACCGTTCTCGGTTTAAACCGAACAGCCCAACCAGTCGTAATTGCTCTGGAAATCTTTCTAGACAATTTAAGTGTAGCGAAGGTAGGTGTAACATATGCGCAAAAACCGTTAACTAACTCCTCTCTTCCTTCCTTTGTTTCAGCGTCAATAAATTCTAATGCAAGACCAAATTCCTTGCACACGTTGCTTATTTTTGTTACAAGCTTATGTGTAACGACTGGAATTTCGGTAAAAAGATTAAGAAGCTTTATGATTTCTTGGGCTTTTCCAGCAGGGTATACTTGGAAGACCGGAATTTTTCTTTCACGCACTTGGTTAACTGCCCACTTAGCTATCTCCATATATGTGATTTCCCTGGGCGGAAAGATAAATGCGGGATTTCCATAGGTTGCTTCAACAATTAATATGTCGCATTCAATGGCTTTCGCTGAAATGGTTGTTAAGGTATCGACGCAGTTAATATCTCCTGTATAAACTATAGTTTCATTTTGAGTTCTAAATTCAAACTGAGTTGAGCCTAACATATGTCCGGCATTATAAGCAGTAACCTCAACGTCATCCAGTTCAATTGCTTCATTATGCCGTGTCAGGTGAGC
The nucleotide sequence above comes from Candidatus Bathyarchaeota archaeon. Encoded proteins:
- a CDS encoding ECF transporter S component, with amino-acid sequence MKEIEGEKRKQKLTIIRRKLYEIFEEDRETGQLILKPWRPWDTRYHGRKLYSGDIGEDLYNEYNRIQRRGAEVEEVQFVIKEETQWEPVEDLAKIARDGIKNLAYYCLDKKYLAKIFGLLIGGTILVVLPYFFNFAGRVPVFYDVFAVLSLIAIGLSFGLAYRKGKHMGKVFSKLSLLPVTVWYQSMIPEYQRLQKEKEVFAKIKSKERPRPKLD
- a CDS encoding molybdenum cofactor biosynthesis protein MoaE, whose amino-acid sequence is MADYGGVYEKGEITFSQILESLRENPRLQEAGAIASFIGIVRGRTYEGKEVSKLEVEAYKEKANEVIARICGNLLTRAGIVDARIYHFTGSFNVSDELVYVIIAGRSRKDVFPALTEAVERYKKELPVWKKEILADGSSYWVSEKE
- a CDS encoding 4Fe-4S binding protein produces the protein MTRSSGSSPNLKSVKEVRLIRDRCKGCGFCIWICPKQVLSFSDKLNVRGVFPAMIKDDVACVGCGLCELICPDFAIFLERRRKI
- a CDS encoding 2-oxoacid:acceptor oxidoreductase subunit alpha, with amino-acid sequence MRRDVLSGIYFVQGNIACAEGAVAAGCRFFAGYPITPATEICEHMAVRLPEVDGVFIQMEDEIASLAAVLGASYSGVKAMTATSGPGFSLMMENLGLAVMTETPCVLVNVMRGGPSTGQPTKTGQQDVMQARWGSHGDYELIVLAPASVQEMFDFTVEAFNLSEEYRTPVIILADEIVAHIREKLIIPEPNSIKKIERKKPKISPNDYLPFKPDESLIPPMACFGEGYHIYATGLTHDERGMPDMSAEAHQYLVRRLCDKIRNNADKIVKTQEFLTDDAEIAIITYGTTTRSALSAAKKARKEGIKVGIQRLITIWPLPERAISKLAEKVEVIIVPEMNYGQLVREIERVAKTTPVIHLPKLGEELHRPTEILEAIRRNLCG
- a CDS encoding 2-oxoacid:ferredoxin oxidoreductase subunit beta, which gives rise to MVEVSISHPLDGYLRRGALPHIWCAGCGYGVILNCFIRALRELEFNLNNLVVVSGIGCIGRISGYINADGFHTTHGRALAFATGVKLVRPHLKVVVISGDGDLFAIGGNHFIHAARRNIDVTVICANNFVYGMTGGQLGPTTPLSAYTPTTPYGSVEHPFNLVYLAAGSGAVYVARWTIFHVRELITSMKKALMRKGLSFVEIITPCPTLFGRYNRLGTAVDILEWLKTSSVTRYHSNPAEAEITLGGKIIVGEFIDTEKVTYSELVREMTKKIQQRLEKEGKLTLASL
- a CDS encoding 2-oxoacid:acceptor oxidoreductase family protein — its product is MPRYEIRIAGFGGQGIVRAGVILGIAACLYSDMNGTQTESYGPEARGGACRSEVVLSDEEIDYPNVETPDVLIVMSQLAYKMYSSDIKENGTIILDPDMIPYRTALKKVKIYEIPATRIAEKAGSRVVANSVMLGAFTAISNIIKKTAMEKAIVASFPSETRKMNLRAFREGYNFAKKLLMRRA
- a CDS encoding RsmB/NOP family class I SAM-dependent RNA methyltransferase, producing MEQDQLLSLAEIYRFSADAIKHLLTVYKNRTENVLQALKTPGKRYYIRVNTLKIDPNSFVKKLRDKGLRADYHPLIPEAVFLPVEGPLSLPEVSQKIVADKYAAESVLQGANLYAPGVTNCRGIKRGDLVLITDEYGQPVGAGITRMNETEILQYRKGLAVELTHPRYRIPCLRETEEFKNGLIYPQSFPAILASRVLDPQPGETVVDMCAAPGGKTGHIAQLMHDKGLVIAIDRNQEKITELSGTVTRLGFKNVKLICQDARYLDINLPNLKADRVIIDPPCSAMGVRPKLFDHTTDAEIRSLSEYQRQFIRVAAKIVKPNGVVVYSTCTLTVNENEENLRYAVEECGLEPEDIPFKYGSKGLEWVFSGARCALRFDPDVHDSPGYFIARFRKIS